A single region of the Candidatus Poribacteria bacterium genome encodes:
- a CDS encoding bifunctional (p)ppGpp synthetase/guanosine-3',5'-bis(diphosphate) 3'-pyrophosphohydrolase, with protein sequence MTQNGTRKNQIEEAIEVAAEAHQGQYRKGTRTPYITHPYAVGLILMDAGCTEVVIIAGILHDTVEDTDLTLEFIREHFGDAIADIVDGCSENKALRWRARKTERIEALRTASPEVCSVTCADKLHNLRTIISEYDVIGDAVWDRFHGGVEDQAWYYRSILGAIADRDAALQKSVVRGKLSKHDSGANTHSDGNDIAPQQGASDSNDARKTPTAIDAVNPQLFRQFQQAVVHLFQGEI encoded by the coding sequence ATGACGCAGAACGGTACCCGGAAAAATCAGATTGAAGAAGCAATAGAAGTCGCCGCTGAAGCCCACCAAGGGCAATATCGGAAAGGCACTCGCACGCCCTATATCACACACCCTTACGCCGTCGGTCTTATTTTAATGGATGCGGGATGCACCGAAGTCGTAATTATTGCAGGTATCCTGCACGATACCGTTGAGGATACCGATCTGACCCTGGAATTCATTCGAGAACATTTTGGCGACGCTATCGCAGACATCGTCGACGGGTGTTCAGAGAACAAAGCACTGCGGTGGCGAGCGCGCAAGACCGAACGGATTGAGGCGTTACGAACAGCAAGTCCCGAAGTCTGCAGTGTAACATGTGCCGACAAACTTCATAATCTACGCACTATTATTTCAGAGTACGATGTCATTGGTGATGCCGTATGGGATCGGTTCCACGGTGGCGTCGAGGATCAGGCGTGGTATTACCGCAGTATTCTCGGTGCGATCGCTGATCGAGACGCGGCTTTACAAAAAAGCGTCGTTCGTGGTAAACTGTCTAAACATGACAGCGGTGCAAACACCCACTCCGATGGAAATGACATCGCACCGCAACAAGGGGCCTCCGATAGCAACGACGCTCGGAAGACTCCCACAGCAATAGATGCTGTAAACCCTCAACTCTTTCGCCAATTTCAGCAGGCTGTAGTACATCTATTTCAAGGAGAGATTTAA
- a CDS encoding sugar phosphate isomerase/epimerase produces MKIAYAFRRCASYPYNGGGLPTDATDRRRFLDHSKAIGFDGIELPAMNLPEAEAKTLRLELEDAGVPCVAIRGGGGAAHPRVAAANKQSMINAVNFAASIGAGVVNSTVTTPPRDPNGKGTYRGETVSQGSSRLASAVDYERTAKAVSEVAGIAADQGVEISIEIHQNSIADNSWSALHLLELIDAPNVGLNPDLGNIYWTYDTPEESCEAAIVALAQHVNYWHCKSLYRVHIPDLETAIYVQAPLPDGEIDYRFAIAALLAVNYEGYLAIEGIRDGDQFHQDGRSVAYVKSVLSDLQ; encoded by the coding sequence ATGAAGATTGCCTACGCTTTTAGACGATGTGCATCCTATCCCTACAACGGTGGCGGGTTACCCACCGATGCAACAGATCGACGACGGTTTTTGGATCATTCCAAAGCGATTGGATTTGATGGAATTGAACTCCCTGCGATGAACCTCCCTGAAGCCGAAGCCAAGACGCTCCGTTTGGAGCTTGAAGATGCCGGTGTTCCATGTGTTGCGATTCGTGGTGGTGGTGGTGCCGCACATCCGCGTGTCGCCGCTGCCAACAAGCAAAGTATGATAAACGCTGTTAATTTCGCAGCGAGTATCGGCGCGGGTGTCGTGAATTCCACCGTTACCACACCACCGCGCGACCCGAACGGTAAAGGCACGTATCGCGGTGAAACCGTTTCACAAGGCTCAAGCCGTCTCGCAAGTGCAGTGGATTATGAACGCACCGCAAAAGCAGTGAGCGAAGTCGCCGGTATCGCCGCAGATCAGGGCGTAGAGATCTCCATAGAAATCCATCAAAACTCGATTGCGGATAACAGCTGGTCGGCATTACATTTGTTAGAATTAATCGATGCACCGAATGTCGGTCTGAATCCCGACTTAGGCAACATCTATTGGACTTACGATACTCCAGAGGAATCGTGCGAAGCTGCGATCGTCGCGCTTGCGCAACACGTCAACTATTGGCATTGCAAGAGCCTCTATCGTGTGCATATCCCCGATCTGGAAACGGCTATCTATGTCCAAGCCCCGCTTCCCGACGGTGAAATCGACTACCGCTTCGCGATCGCGGCGTTGTTAGCCGTCAACTATGAAGGGTATCTGGCAATCGAAGGAATACGCGACGGTGATCAGTTCCACCAAGATGGTCGGAGCGTGGCTTACGTGAAATCTGTTTTGTCGGACCTGCAGTAA
- the selD gene encoding selenide, water dikinase SelD, with the protein MTQEKIRLTATVKCAGUASKLAPGELAHILGKIPKSTDPNLLVGTETSDDAGIYRISDELALVNTVDYFTPIVDDPYTFGAIAATNSLSDVYSMGGVPKTALNITCWPKADLDLSILGDIVQGGTEKAIEAGAALVGGHTVDAPELMYGLSVTGIVHPEKFVKNYGARPGEVLILTKNLGIGILTTGLKFDKISDAVLPQLVESMTRLNASASSVMLKYRASACTDVTGYGLLGHASEMAAGNDVRLKIDSSAVPYFADAPALVAQDTYTQAYLANMTFLADKVTFHTDSEAIRHILMEAETSGGLLFSLPAENADAAVADLRAADCPEAAVIGEVIADDTAHIEVF; encoded by the coding sequence ATGACACAAGAGAAAATTCGACTCACCGCGACCGTCAAATGTGCCGGGTGAGCATCAAAACTCGCTCCGGGTGAGCTTGCGCACATTTTAGGTAAAATTCCGAAATCCACGGATCCGAATCTACTCGTCGGCACTGAAACCTCCGATGACGCTGGGATCTATCGCATTTCTGACGAACTCGCACTCGTTAACACGGTGGACTATTTCACGCCTATCGTAGACGATCCGTATACCTTCGGTGCGATCGCCGCGACAAACTCATTGAGTGATGTCTACAGCATGGGTGGCGTTCCGAAAACGGCGTTGAACATCACGTGTTGGCCCAAGGCTGACTTGGATCTATCCATTCTCGGTGACATTGTCCAAGGTGGCACTGAAAAGGCTATTGAGGCGGGTGCAGCACTCGTCGGTGGGCATACCGTGGATGCCCCAGAGTTGATGTATGGACTCTCCGTAACGGGTATCGTGCATCCAGAGAAATTCGTCAAGAACTACGGTGCGCGTCCCGGTGAAGTGCTTATTCTTACCAAAAACCTCGGCATCGGTATTCTCACCACAGGACTAAAATTCGATAAAATCAGCGATGCTGTCTTACCACAACTCGTCGAATCCATGACTCGCCTCAATGCCTCCGCATCATCCGTTATGCTGAAGTACAGAGCCAGCGCATGTACAGATGTTACAGGGTACGGCTTGTTAGGGCATGCCTCCGAGATGGCAGCGGGTAACGATGTTCGCCTCAAAATTGATAGCAGTGCTGTGCCATACTTCGCTGACGCTCCTGCACTCGTTGCACAAGATACCTACACGCAAGCCTACCTTGCGAATATGACGTTCCTCGCCGATAAGGTTACTTTCCACACCGATAGCGAGGCAATACGGCATATCTTGATGGAGGCGGAAACGTCTGGCGGTCTGCTGTTCTCACTGCCTGCTGAGAATGCCGACGCGGCAGTAGCAGACCTCCGTGCCGCGGATTGTCCAGAGGCAGCTGTTATCGGAGAAGTAATAGCAGACGATACCGCACATATTGAGGTATTTTAA
- the pyrE gene encoding orotate phosphoribosyltransferase, giving the protein MTKTELAKQIRVVSYLTGEFVLRSGNISNFYWDKYRFESNPTLLTAIAEEMAKLLPAECDGLAGLELGGIPLATALSLQTELPCFYVRKEAKTYGTCNLIEGGAKEGSKLVVIEDVITTAGQVCTSIEQIRAAGYTVEHVIAAIDRQAGGAAKINAIGCSFASIFTLAELEGE; this is encoded by the coding sequence ATGACAAAAACAGAACTCGCGAAACAGATACGCGTTGTTTCATATCTTACAGGAGAATTCGTACTCCGCTCAGGGAATATCAGCAACTTCTATTGGGACAAATATCGGTTCGAGAGTAACCCAACGCTGCTTACTGCGATTGCTGAAGAGATGGCGAAATTACTACCGGCCGAATGCGATGGTTTAGCAGGTTTAGAATTAGGTGGCATTCCACTCGCAACTGCGCTCTCGTTGCAAACGGAACTGCCCTGTTTTTACGTGCGGAAGGAAGCGAAAACATACGGGACTTGCAATCTTATTGAAGGCGGTGCTAAGGAAGGCAGTAAACTTGTCGTTATAGAGGATGTAATTACGACTGCAGGACAGGTCTGCACGTCGATTGAGCAGATCCGAGCGGCGGGATATACAGTGGAACACGTTATAGCAGCTATTGATCGACAGGCGGGTGGTGCTGCGAAAATTAATGCGATCGGGTGTTCGTTTGCATCCATTTTTACGCTTGCGGAGTTGGAAGGAGAGTAG
- a CDS encoding TIGR00282 family metallophosphoesterase, which produces MKILFIGDIVGNPGRAATAQFLEEHQDTYDFIVVNGENAAGGKGLTFDIVDQLLASGVSAITTGNHVWDNREIFRFVDTTPQLIRPANYPTDVAGRGVTIVASNDGQTQLGVINLAGQIFMSPYTNPFHALNSILPEVKAVTPYILLDFHAEATSEKIAMGWHADGRVGAVIGTHTHVQTADARVLPQGTAYITDVGMTGPYDSVIGTRVDDVLERFLTMMPTRFRVAKRNVKICGAEIELDPETGLAVSIVPFQHQY; this is translated from the coding sequence ATGAAAATACTGTTTATCGGGGATATTGTTGGAAATCCGGGCAGAGCCGCAACAGCGCAATTTCTGGAAGAACATCAGGACACATACGACTTCATCGTTGTAAACGGAGAGAACGCAGCAGGTGGTAAAGGGTTAACGTTTGACATCGTCGACCAACTTTTGGCATCCGGGGTCTCCGCGATTACAACTGGGAACCATGTCTGGGATAATAGAGAGATTTTCCGTTTTGTAGATACAACACCGCAACTGATACGGCCTGCGAATTATCCGACCGATGTCGCAGGGCGCGGTGTAACCATTGTTGCATCCAATGATGGACAAACTCAACTCGGTGTCATCAATCTCGCCGGACAGATTTTCATGAGTCCTTATACCAATCCGTTTCATGCGCTCAATTCGATTTTACCTGAAGTGAAAGCCGTGACCCCCTATATCCTCCTTGACTTTCATGCGGAGGCGACCTCTGAAAAAATTGCGATGGGTTGGCACGCGGACGGCAGAGTAGGGGCGGTGATCGGCACGCATACGCACGTTCAGACAGCGGACGCGCGTGTCCTGCCACAAGGCACTGCTTACATTACAGATGTCGGTATGACAGGACCCTATGACTCGGTAATCGGCACAAGAGTTGACGATGTACTTGAACGGTTTTTGACGATGATGCCCACCCGATTCAGGGTTGCCAAACGGAACGTCAAGATCTGCGGTGCCGAGATAGAACTTGATCCAGAAACCGGTCTCGCAGTGAGCATCGTGCCGTTCCAGCATCAGTATTAG